The Paenibacillus sp. G2S3 region CACCAGGAGCTCGTCCCACACCGAAATCAATTCTCCCCGGGGAGAAAGCACTTAACGTTTTAAATACTTCCGCCAGCTTAAGCGGAGAATAATGCATCATCATTACACCGCCGGTGCCGATTCGAATACGGTTGGTCTTAGCGGCTAAACGGGCAGCCGTTACTTCCGGTGCTGAGCTCGCAAACGTATTTCCGCCATGGTGCTCAGCCATCCACATTCTGCTATATCCCAACTCATCTGCTAAAATAGCCAGTTCTTCTGCTTTTTTCAGAGCACCTTCCGCTGTGTTACCACTTGTCACGGGTGCCTGATCCAATACGCTTAATCTCATGCGAATACATCCCTTCTTTGGTTAAATGACCATTTTATTGCTGACCCATTCCTCTAAGGCTGCAATCTTATCTTTAAAGCGTTCACCGCGCATTTCCTCCGACAACGAAGCAATCGTCTCCCGCTTTAATACAGCTTTCCAAGAGGATTCAGCTTCTTCCATCAGATTGGTTAACAGGCAGCAGCTATCTTCTTTTTCCAAATCCAACATGTCTACCAGAATACCATTGGATGAATACAGCGACTGCTGGCCTTCCACCGCAAGGTAAACGTCATATACACGAATATCTTCAGGACTCTTCTTTAATTTAAAGCCACCTTTAATGCCGGGAACAGACGTGATGATGTCTGCGGTTACCAGCTTTCTTAATAGTTTCTGAAAATAGGTCGCCGATGCTCCGAGCTGCTGGCTAATCGCTTCTCCAGACAGCACCGCCTTGTCCGGCAGCATGTTAAGCAGAACCAGTGCATACACTGACTGTTCTACCCCTGTTTTCATATGCATGTACAGCACCTCGATTTACGTAAATAGCTTGATTCAAACTGGAGATTACATCATCCACGCATAAAGCGGATAAACAATATCCACTTTATACTTTATATCAGTTTGCACCGAAAGTAAAATCTTGCTCATCTTCTATTGCAGCTAATATCTGCAAAAAAAAAGATCACGCATATAGCGCAATCTTTTTTCAGGTATCCGTTATTTTCTTGTATGTCCTACTGTAATGATAATCCCACCCGCTGAACCAGCTGTGAGCTCTGTTCATTCAGTCCGGTAATCGTAACTTTTTTACCATGCTCAGCGTATTTGCTCATCGTCTTCGCTATGGCATGAACTGCAGATTGGTCCCACACATGGGAGTGTGAAAAATCGATAATAATATGATCCGGATCGCTATCGTAGGCGAATTCATGAATGAAGTGACTTGTCGTGCCGAAGAACAGCTGGCCGGAAACCGCATATGTTTTGGAAGAGGCAGCTTCCTGAACTGTTAGGCGGATCGAAGCTATTTTCCAAGCAAACGTTAAAGCACTTAGCAGAACCCCAAACAATACTCCAATAGAAAGGTTGTCCGTAGCCACCACGGTGACCACCGTCACAATCATAACCAGCGCATCGCTTAGCGGAACACGGGTTAATGTTTTGAGCGAGCCCCATTCAAAGGTGCTGATACAGACCATTATCATTACGCCGACGAGCGCGCCCATCGGAATCTGCTTCACCACATCACCAAGTACAATAATTAAGAACAATAAAAAAATCCCTGACACAAAGGTGGACAGACGCGTGCGTCCTCCTGACTTCATGTTAACCATTGACTGGCCAATCATCGCACAGCCTGCCATCCCTCCGAAAAAACCAGTGACTACATTCGCCAGCCCCTGTCCCTTCGCCTCTCTGTTCTTATCAC contains the following coding sequences:
- a CDS encoding Rrf2 family transcriptional regulator translates to MHMKTGVEQSVYALVLLNMLPDKAVLSGEAISQQLGASATYFQKLLRKLVTADIITSVPGIKGGFKLKKSPEDIRVYDVYLAVEGQQSLYSSNGILVDMLDLEKEDSCCLLTNLMEEAESSWKAVLKRETIASLSEEMRGERFKDKIAALEEWVSNKMVI
- a CDS encoding SulP family inorganic anion transporter, producing the protein MTVAVALIPEAIAFSILAGVSPMVGLYASFCIAIVTALAGGRPGMISAATGAMALLVGSLVLEHGVEYLFAATVLAGVFQILMGMLKLGRFITFLPQPVMTGFVNALAILIFMAQLTHFKGQGWVMYGLVALTLLIIYTVPRFTKAVPSALVGIVIVSILSIALHLDVRTVGDMGNITATLPLFHLPQIPFTLDTLLIILPYSLSLAVVGLLESLMTATLIDDITGTGSDKNREAKGQGLANVVTGFFGGMAGCAMIGQSMVNMKSGGRTRLSTFVSGIFLLFLIIVLGDVVKQIPMGALVGVMIMVCISTFEWGSLKTLTRVPLSDALVMIVTVVTVVATDNLSIGVLFGVLLSALTFAWKIASIRLTVQEAASSKTYAVSGQLFFGTTSHFIHEFAYDSDPDHIIIDFSHSHVWDQSAVHAIAKTMSKYAEHGKKVTITGLNEQSSQLVQRVGLSLQ